From Bifidobacterium sp. ESL0790, one genomic window encodes:
- a CDS encoding glycosyltransferase family 39 protein: MNDSTDKRGSGGQPGADSPRVGSDAGNSSVAGNAATGAAATADASNPTNPFTRMRTAFKGVPGGRFISADASRTVRHSIARKRTTIDWLAFALMMAGAVAIMFVNLTANGYANEFYAAAAQAGSKNWEAFLWGSSDAANSITVDKPPAALWLMALSVRLLGLSSFAILLPEALCGVLSVWLLYVSVRRYWGNWAGIIAGSTLALTPVAALMFRFDNPDALLVLLMIAASASVLRALEYDPARKANRKRTLWLALAGVCIGFGFLTKQMQVFLVLPGFALAILIASPTKFWRRVADSLVALAAMVVSAGWWVLLTVIVPSGSRPYIGGSQNDSFLELTFGYNGFGRLTGNETGSVVPGGGGGGKASKALGNAYSAMTGGMAGGPGGGQTGGGQGGGMWGQTGITRLFDGVYGTQIAWLAPIAFAGVVIGLAVSLRVRRTDMRRAGVMVWGGWLVVTWLTFSFMGGIFHQYYTVALAPAVAVMVAVAVRTLWEHRRMLWSRVVATLLVLGNTLWAAELLSRSTWLPWLRVAVLVVGGFATIALLITVIAALPIRSLRAMRSGNGGKAVRNIGLVGIVLATVALYAGPVAWTGYTVATGHHGSIVTAGPEVTGSMGGGPGGGHGGQGSPGGAAGMGGPGGQGDGQTGQGSRGNQGAQGGPGAGFGGANNQGNQSNQNGQTNSSNGSRNNGGSAGGPSNSGNSRSANGANNAANGSNSSANGSASASNGSNSSNSSANGNGLSSRSFDTPNATGADNSSDSGASGFGAKDSGKSEKSDGASSGMPGASNSSKNGSRSGQNRMSHGGVMGHGGGLTGGDGSSSVGSKLKKLLMKDAGKYTWVAAATGSQSASGYQLATQQPVMPIGGFNGSDPSPTLAQFKRYVKEGKIHYYIGGEMGGGMDGSQMGGSNASSQIATWVKSNFKSQTVDGVTLYDLTSPKATE; this comes from the coding sequence ATGAACGATTCAACCGACAAACGGGGGAGCGGCGGCCAGCCCGGCGCTGATTCACCTCGTGTTGGCAGCGACGCCGGTAATAGCTCAGTCGCCGGGAATGCTGCCACCGGAGCAGCAGCCACTGCCGACGCCTCGAATCCAACCAACCCGTTCACCCGCATGCGCACCGCGTTCAAAGGTGTGCCCGGCGGCCGGTTCATCTCGGCCGACGCTTCGCGTACCGTCCGCCATTCCATCGCCCGCAAACGCACGACGATCGACTGGCTGGCCTTCGCCCTGATGATGGCCGGCGCCGTGGCGATCATGTTCGTCAACCTCACCGCCAACGGCTACGCCAACGAGTTCTACGCGGCCGCCGCCCAAGCCGGATCGAAAAACTGGGAGGCGTTCCTGTGGGGCTCGTCCGACGCGGCCAACTCCATCACTGTCGACAAGCCGCCGGCCGCGCTCTGGCTGATGGCGCTCTCCGTCCGACTCTTGGGACTGAGTTCGTTCGCCATCCTGCTGCCAGAAGCGCTGTGCGGTGTGCTGAGCGTCTGGCTGCTATACGTCTCCGTGCGCAGGTATTGGGGTAATTGGGCCGGCATCATCGCCGGTTCCACTCTGGCCCTGACGCCCGTCGCCGCGCTGATGTTCCGCTTCGACAACCCCGACGCGCTGCTTGTGCTCCTGATGATCGCCGCCTCGGCCTCCGTGCTGAGGGCGCTGGAATACGACCCGGCACGCAAGGCCAACCGCAAGCGCACCCTATGGCTGGCGCTCGCGGGCGTGTGCATCGGTTTCGGCTTCCTCACCAAGCAGATGCAGGTCTTCCTCGTGCTGCCGGGCTTCGCGCTTGCCATCCTCATTGCCTCGCCGACCAAGTTCTGGCGCCGCGTGGCCGACAGCCTCGTGGCGCTCGCGGCGATGGTCGTCAGCGCCGGCTGGTGGGTATTGCTCACCGTCATCGTGCCTTCCGGGTCGCGCCCGTATATCGGCGGCTCACAGAACGATTCGTTCCTTGAGCTGACGTTCGGATACAACGGTTTCGGCAGATTGACCGGCAATGAGACAGGTTCGGTCGTACCCGGCGGTGGCGGCGGAGGCAAGGCCTCCAAGGCCTTGGGCAATGCTTATAGCGCCATGACCGGCGGTATGGCGGGCGGGCCCGGTGGCGGCCAGACCGGCGGCGGCCAAGGCGGCGGAATGTGGGGCCAAACCGGCATCACCCGCCTCTTCGACGGCGTCTATGGCACCCAGATCGCATGGCTCGCGCCCATCGCGTTCGCCGGTGTGGTCATCGGCCTCGCGGTCTCGCTGCGTGTGCGCCGCACCGATATGCGCCGCGCCGGCGTGATGGTGTGGGGTGGCTGGCTTGTGGTCACGTGGCTGACTTTCAGCTTCATGGGTGGCATCTTCCATCAGTATTACACCGTCGCGCTCGCGCCCGCCGTGGCCGTGATGGTCGCCGTCGCCGTGCGCACGTTGTGGGAGCACCGGCGCATGTTGTGGTCACGCGTGGTCGCCACGCTGCTGGTGCTCGGCAACACGTTGTGGGCTGCCGAGCTGCTCTCGCGCTCGACTTGGCTGCCGTGGCTTCGGGTTGCCGTGCTGGTAGTCGGCGGTTTTGCGACGATCGCGTTGCTGATTACGGTCATCGCCGCTTTGCCGATTCGTTCGCTGCGCGCGATGCGTTCGGGCAATGGTGGCAAGGCTGTGCGCAACATTGGCTTGGTTGGCATCGTCCTGGCGACGGTCGCGCTTTACGCCGGCCCGGTTGCGTGGACGGGTTACACGGTCGCGACCGGTCATCACGGTTCGATCGTCACCGCCGGTCCGGAGGTCACAGGTTCCATGGGTGGTGGCCCCGGTGGCGGTCATGGCGGTCAGGGTAGCCCCGGTGGAGCCGCTGGCATGGGCGGTCCCGGCGGTCAAGGTGATGGCCAGACCGGTCAGGGTAGTCGTGGTAATCAAGGCGCCCAAGGCGGTCCCGGCGCCGGATTCGGAGGTGCCAATAACCAAGGCAATCAGAGCAACCAAAACGGCCAAACGAACAGCTCCAACGGTTCCCGCAACAATGGAGGTAGCGCTGGTGGTCCGAGTAATTCCGGTAATTCTCGAAGCGCCAACGGTGCGAATAACGCTGCGAACGGTTCCAACAGTTCCGCTAACGGCTCAGCTAGCGCCTCCAACGGTTCCAACAGTTCCAACAGTTCCGCGAACGGTAACGGTTTATCTTCGAGGTCCTTTGACACCCCGAACGCCACTGGCGCAGACAATTCCAGTGACTCAGGCGCTAGCGGCTTCGGTGCTAAGGACTCTGGCAAGTCCGAAAAGTCCGACGGCGCATCCTCCGGCATGCCCGGCGCAAGCAATAGCTCCAAAAACGGTTCGAGGAGCGGCCAAAACCGCATGAGTCATGGTGGCGTTATGGGGCATGGTGGCGGCTTGACCGGCGGCGACGGCTCAAGTTCGGTCGGCAGCAAGTTGAAAAAGCTGTTGATGAAGGACGCGGGCAAGTACACCTGGGTCGCGGCCGCGACGGGTTCGCAGTCGGCCTCCGGCTACCAGCTCGCCACGCAGCAGCCGGTCATGCCGATCGGCGGCTTCAATGGCTCCGACCCGAGCCCCACGCTCGCGCAGTTCAAGCGCTACGTCAAGGAGGGCAAGATCCACTACTACATCGGCGGCGAGATGGGCGGCGGCATGGATGGCAGCCAGATGGGCGGCTCCAACGCCTCCAGCCAGATCGCCACCTGGGTCAAGTCAAACTTCAAGTCCCAAACCGTAGACGGCGTCACCCTCTACGACCTCACTTCTCCGAAAGCCACTGAGTAG
- a CDS encoding dolichyl-phosphate beta-glucosyltransferase: MGKSQSAQRLNVIADRVGRPHEVDADIVIPVYNESEQLADSVRTLMDYLERSARERRDGAGYTWNIVIADNASTDGTWPIAVYLARQYPQRVRAIRIAAKGRGRALKLAWGESRASVRAYMDVDLSTDIRCADVLIHSILDGPAEVATGCRLLDESQVDRSPKREFISRCYNVLLRATLGADFQDAQCGFKAISASAARFLLPRIQDDEWFFDTELLTLAQAYGLPTYIFPVRWVEDAGTTVDIPDTARKDIEGMMRMRHVLGSLEERRLVDDAKRHDALADQVTKAGKSSALFPRSCRIPVARHTWISPQGARHLAVQR, translated from the coding sequence ATGGGGAAATCCCAATCCGCACAACGCCTCAACGTGATTGCCGACCGTGTCGGACGTCCCCATGAGGTCGACGCGGATATCGTCATTCCGGTCTACAACGAGAGCGAACAGCTCGCGGATTCGGTGCGGACCTTGATGGATTATCTCGAGCGCAGTGCACGGGAACGGCGAGATGGCGCGGGCTACACGTGGAACATCGTGATCGCCGACAACGCCAGCACCGACGGCACCTGGCCAATCGCGGTCTATCTGGCGCGGCAATACCCACAACGTGTTCGGGCCATAAGAATCGCCGCCAAAGGCCGTGGCCGCGCGCTGAAACTGGCGTGGGGCGAGTCCCGGGCGAGCGTCCGAGCCTACATGGACGTCGACCTTTCCACCGACATCCGCTGCGCCGACGTGCTGATTCACTCGATTCTCGACGGTCCGGCCGAGGTCGCGACCGGCTGCCGTCTGCTTGATGAGTCGCAGGTCGACCGTTCACCGAAGCGTGAGTTCATCTCGCGTTGCTATAACGTCCTGCTGCGTGCTACCCTCGGTGCCGATTTCCAAGACGCGCAGTGCGGTTTCAAAGCCATCAGCGCCTCGGCCGCGAGATTCCTGCTTCCGCGAATCCAAGACGACGAGTGGTTCTTCGACACCGAACTGCTCACGCTCGCCCAAGCCTACGGTCTGCCCACCTATATTTTCCCGGTGCGCTGGGTGGAGGACGCCGGCACCACCGTCGACATCCCCGATACCGCGCGCAAGGACATCGAGGGCATGATGCGCATGCGCCACGTTCTCGGCTCGCTTGAGGAGCGTCGTCTGGTCGATGATGCGAAACGACATGACGCGCTCGCGGATCAAGTTACTAAGGCCGGCAAATCTTCGGCTCTCTTCCCTCGTTCGTGTCGCATCCCTGTGGCGCGGCATACGTGGATTTCGCCCCAGGGCGCGCGTCATCTCGCCGTTCAGCGCTGA
- a CDS encoding peptidase: MKVWKRRLTAVLGAMAMIATSVAVGVAGVGTAQADTLEWTGRDTYLSYRFDGSPMRIGVLNKDSQGRKYYCIEAGAPANHDINNIVAFPDSVKARRLSWLMGRYSDSDQRTQAAIGVLAHDYLDHNLGVWGQHKDIIMGQYPDLAGRVNELWDEAGRNTPGGADIGQSYLQGIRKGSVNVAIEDDSGLPIAGVTFHVRLNGPAVFDNGSDEVSGVSASQPVTLGWKATDKGDVTASVTYDRKTLDMIYSGQDYARIGNDVRTDAGSIEFKVRKDFKPDILSSVAAKVVNDGQPVSDDLTSTLIGDDNYWVPDMKLTASGWYFAGLRPDELRGEVTAAQGSNASDTFLNCLAASGHEPTAYGQAEFTGPGQTVRATATTTAGGSQQYRAPAGGFGTWVWAFERDKQSEEAKEYLKGDSVSSFLEPNETNSNRFRIEVQSSVTEHSASIGSELSDTITVSGFPEDHGSFQGNQNYGFRPDQPLAQVDVWWAGSADGQQDDAQYRPQGKAAPAPDANHRLVGTWDFPAKNGTIRVGGGVLDAHGAPVNIVAQDHGWYVFVWRFGGDDRVKPAASDYDDAWERTRVEGFSPQELPMITTHVDKSAVNVGDTFHDVARVTGDLPVGSYVEFTAYEPVSKGAPAGSGRKIMDARRVSVPSRHSGSEVSSPDVQVDKPGEVYWQAAVVSPQGDVLTAHEVGVREETVTVSDGPGPQSESLAHTGATVLVFAGIGLGALAVGAIMVFAIRRRSGC; encoded by the coding sequence ATGAAAGTATGGAAGAGACGCCTGACCGCCGTGCTCGGCGCGATGGCGATGATAGCGACAAGCGTGGCCGTTGGTGTGGCGGGCGTGGGCACGGCGCAGGCAGACACGCTTGAATGGACGGGCAGGGACACCTATCTGAGTTATCGGTTCGACGGGAGCCCGATGCGCATCGGGGTGCTCAACAAGGACTCCCAAGGACGAAAATATTATTGCATCGAGGCGGGCGCGCCGGCCAATCACGACATCAACAACATCGTCGCTTTCCCCGACAGCGTCAAAGCGCGACGCCTCTCTTGGCTCATGGGGCGCTACAGCGATTCGGACCAGCGCACGCAGGCGGCCATCGGCGTGCTCGCCCACGACTATTTGGACCACAATCTCGGGGTTTGGGGCCAGCATAAGGACATCATCATGGGGCAGTACCCCGACCTGGCGGGTCGCGTCAACGAGCTGTGGGACGAGGCCGGCAGGAACACCCCGGGCGGGGCCGACATCGGCCAGTCCTATCTTCAGGGCATCAGAAAAGGGTCCGTCAACGTCGCGATTGAGGATGACTCGGGCCTGCCCATCGCGGGCGTCACCTTCCATGTGCGGCTCAACGGGCCCGCCGTCTTCGACAACGGCAGCGACGAGGTGAGCGGAGTCTCCGCCTCGCAGCCCGTGACGTTGGGCTGGAAGGCGACCGACAAAGGCGACGTGACCGCCTCCGTCACCTACGACCGCAAGACGCTCGACATGATCTACAGCGGTCAGGATTACGCCCGAATCGGCAACGACGTGCGTACCGACGCCGGGTCGATCGAGTTCAAGGTACGCAAGGATTTCAAGCCGGATATCTTGAGCTCCGTCGCCGCCAAGGTGGTCAACGACGGGCAGCCGGTCTCCGACGACCTGACCTCCACGCTCATTGGTGACGACAACTACTGGGTGCCCGATATGAAGCTGACGGCTTCGGGCTGGTATTTCGCGGGCTTGCGTCCTGACGAGCTTCGCGGAGAGGTGACGGCGGCCCAAGGCTCGAATGCCTCCGACACCTTCCTCAACTGTCTCGCCGCCAGCGGCCACGAGCCCACGGCTTACGGACAGGCCGAGTTCACGGGGCCCGGGCAGACGGTGAGGGCCACGGCCACCACCACTGCCGGCGGATCGCAGCAGTATCGCGCCCCGGCGGGAGGTTTCGGCACTTGGGTGTGGGCCTTCGAACGCGACAAGCAGAGCGAGGAGGCCAAGGAGTATCTCAAAGGCGACTCGGTCTCATCCTTCTTGGAACCCAACGAGACCAATTCCAACAGGTTCAGGATCGAGGTGCAGTCCAGCGTCACCGAGCATTCGGCCAGCATCGGCTCCGAACTGAGCGACACCATCACCGTCTCCGGCTTTCCCGAGGACCACGGGAGCTTCCAAGGCAACCAGAACTATGGGTTCAGGCCTGACCAGCCCTTGGCGCAGGTGGACGTCTGGTGGGCCGGCAGCGCCGATGGCCAGCAGGATGACGCGCAATACCGGCCGCAGGGCAAGGCCGCTCCGGCTCCGGACGCCAATCACCGTCTCGTCGGCACATGGGATTTCCCTGCGAAGAACGGCACGATTCGCGTGGGCGGCGGGGTTCTGGACGCCCATGGCGCCCCGGTCAACATCGTGGCGCAGGATCATGGATGGTATGTGTTCGTCTGGCGCTTCGGCGGCGATGACCGGGTGAAGCCCGCCGCCAGCGACTACGACGACGCTTGGGAGCGCACCCGCGTCGAGGGCTTCTCGCCGCAGGAATTGCCGATGATCACCACCCATGTCGACAAGAGCGCGGTTAACGTCGGCGACACCTTCCATGACGTCGCTAGGGTCACCGGCGATCTGCCCGTCGGCTCCTACGTGGAGTTCACGGCCTACGAACCGGTGTCCAAGGGAGCCCCGGCCGGCAGTGGCCGCAAGATCATGGACGCCAGGCGCGTCAGCGTGCCCTCGAGGCACTCGGGCTCCGAGGTCTCAAGTCCGGACGTGCAGGTCGATAAGCCCGGTGAGGTCTATTGGCAAGCCGCTGTGGTCTCGCCACAAGGTGATGTGCTCACGGCCCACGAGGTCGGCGTGCGTGAGGAGACGGTCACCGTCAGCGATGGTCCCGGGCCGCAATCGGAGAGTCTGGCGCATACCGGAGCCACGGTGCTGGTCTTTGCGGGCATCGGGCTTGGGGCGCTTGCGGTGGGTGCGATCATGGTGTTCGCCATTCGCCGCCGCAGTGGCTGCTAG
- a CDS encoding maltotransferase domain-containing protein, whose protein sequence is MNTTKAIEEPATPSFPITKPDQFGRIVILSATPNEECGTFPARVELGEVFKVSAQIFIEGRSRTRATAVLHGPDGKVRRVKAMAYVNPGLDLWTVDLAAGEASNVRPWEPEFAEVAEQLGEWTVALEGWEDIYASWLADARIKVEVGDDVDNILTTGSALFARWARTKDAKLDDAEKSTLLNVSRTLGDADIDAGERLKAADNPAIEALHLEHPLRDGLTSSDPLRFRVERPKSSFTAWYQFFPRSEGAKRDPATGRITQGTLTTALSGLDRAAAEGFDVVYVPPIFPIGVTNRKGRDNALVAGPDDPGSPFGIGAKAGGHDTVDPLLGDMDDFKTFCDHAHKLGLEVALDFALQCSPDHPWVREHPDWFRHKPDGTIAFAENPPKKYQDIYPIDFNIDMPGIERETERVMDLWINEGVTMFRIDNPHTKPVRFWQDVIKAVQTRHPETLFLAEAFTRPAIMQALSLAGFTQSHCYFPWRNTKDELTEYLQTTNGDKAYYQHNTFWPTTPDILTDYLRDNGAEGHKVRAVLAAMGSPSWGIYNGYELVENRQQEGHEEQADNEKYEIKVRDWSQAERYGIADLLTQLNHIRREHPSCRSYHDLVMLWTSDPNVVAFARHTPADLNESKTDDTVIVVVNLDCQAAHTSEVNFDPALLGLPRDKSFTVHDELGGGDFIWTSNNKLTLDPANRPAYILTVA, encoded by the coding sequence ATGAACACAACGAAGGCCATCGAAGAACCAGCCACGCCCAGTTTCCCCATCACCAAGCCCGACCAGTTCGGCCGCATCGTCATCCTCTCCGCGACGCCGAATGAGGAATGCGGGACGTTCCCGGCACGCGTCGAGCTGGGCGAAGTGTTCAAGGTAAGCGCGCAGATCTTCATCGAGGGCCGCAGCAGGACGAGAGCCACGGCGGTGCTGCACGGGCCGGATGGGAAAGTGCGTCGAGTCAAGGCGATGGCTTATGTCAATCCCGGGCTTGACTTGTGGACCGTGGACCTGGCCGCCGGTGAGGCCAGCAACGTGAGGCCTTGGGAACCTGAGTTCGCCGAGGTCGCCGAACAGCTCGGCGAATGGACGGTGGCGCTTGAGGGCTGGGAGGACATCTACGCCTCGTGGCTCGCCGACGCGCGTATCAAGGTTGAAGTCGGTGACGACGTCGACAACATCCTCACCACGGGCTCGGCACTCTTCGCACGCTGGGCGCGGACGAAGGACGCCAAGCTCGATGACGCCGAAAAATCGACTTTGCTCAACGTCTCGCGAACGCTTGGCGACGCGGATATCGACGCTGGCGAGCGCCTGAAAGCCGCGGACAATCCAGCCATTGAGGCGCTGCATCTGGAGCACCCGCTGCGCGACGGGCTCACGTCGAGTGACCCGCTGCGATTCCGCGTCGAACGGCCGAAGTCGAGTTTCACCGCGTGGTACCAGTTCTTCCCGCGTTCCGAAGGCGCGAAACGCGATCCGGCGACCGGCAGAATCACGCAGGGCACCCTCACCACCGCCTTGAGCGGACTCGACCGCGCGGCCGCCGAGGGATTCGACGTGGTGTATGTGCCGCCCATCTTTCCCATCGGCGTGACCAACCGCAAGGGCCGCGACAACGCGCTGGTGGCCGGGCCCGACGACCCGGGCTCACCATTCGGCATCGGCGCTAAAGCCGGCGGACACGACACCGTCGACCCATTGCTTGGAGACATGGACGACTTCAAGACGTTCTGCGACCATGCCCACAAGCTCGGCCTCGAGGTCGCGTTGGACTTCGCGTTGCAATGCTCGCCCGACCACCCGTGGGTGCGCGAGCATCCGGATTGGTTCCGTCACAAGCCCGACGGCACCATCGCCTTCGCGGAGAACCCGCCGAAGAAATACCAAGACATCTATCCCATCGATTTCAACATCGACATGCCCGGCATCGAGCGCGAGACCGAGCGAGTCATGGACCTCTGGATCAACGAGGGCGTCACGATGTTCCGCATCGACAACCCCCACACGAAGCCGGTGCGTTTCTGGCAGGACGTCATCAAAGCCGTGCAGACCCGGCACCCCGAGACGCTCTTTCTGGCGGAGGCGTTCACCCGCCCGGCCATCATGCAGGCGCTGAGCCTGGCCGGATTCACGCAATCGCACTGCTACTTCCCCTGGCGCAACACCAAGGACGAGCTCACCGAATACCTGCAGACCACCAACGGCGACAAGGCCTATTACCAGCACAACACGTTCTGGCCCACCACACCCGACATCCTCACCGATTACCTGCGCGACAACGGTGCGGAAGGCCATAAGGTGCGCGCCGTGCTGGCCGCGATGGGCTCACCCTCGTGGGGCATCTACAACGGCTATGAGCTGGTGGAGAACCGGCAGCAGGAGGGCCACGAGGAACAGGCAGACAACGAGAAATACGAGATCAAGGTGCGCGATTGGAGCCAGGCCGAGCGCTATGGCATCGCCGATCTGCTCACCCAGCTCAACCACATCCGCCGCGAGCACCCGAGCTGCCGTAGCTACCACGACCTGGTGATGCTCTGGACCAGCGACCCGAACGTCGTCGCCTTCGCGCGCCACACGCCGGCCGACCTCAACGAATCCAAAACGGACGACACCGTCATCGTCGTGGTGAATCTCGATTGCCAGGCCGCCCACACCTCGGAGGTCAATTTCGACCCCGCATTGCTCGGCCTGCCACGGGACAAATCTTTCACCGTCCACGACGAACTCGGAGGCGGCGACTTCATCTGGACGAGCAACAACAAACTCACGCTCGACCCCGCCAATCGCCCCGCCTATATCCTCACCGTTGCATAA